The sequence TCCGCCGGCAGGCCACGGGCGGCGAACCAGGTGGCAACCACCCGAACGTCTCGGGCCAGGTACTCCGGCCCCTGCGGATTGGCGACCACATCCACGACCTGAGGCAGGTCGATGAGCACCAGGTGCCCCTCGTGCACCAGCAGGTTGTAGGGCGACAGATCACCGTGTGCGTAGCCAACTCGGGCGAGTACCACCAGCGCCTCGACGAGTTGTTCCCACAGGTCACGCAGGTCGGCCTCCGTCGGCCGCAGCTGCGCCAGCCGGGGGGCGGCCTGCCTCTCGTCGGAGTCACCGAGAAACTCCAGCATCAGCTCGGTGCCGCGGAGCTGAACCGGGTAGGGCACGGTGATCGTGCCGTACCGCGCACCGATCTCCCAGAGGCGGCCGAGCACGGCAAACTCCGCTGCCGCCCACTGTCCGGCGATCATCTGCCGGCCGAACGCGGTTCGCCGGGTCATCGCCCGCATCTCCCGGGAGCGTCGGACGCGCCGCCCCTCCAGATATCCCGCGTCCCGGTGGAATAGCCGGTGGTCGGCATCTCGGTATCGTTTGGCCGCGAGCAGGCAGGACCGATCGGTGTCGGGCACGGCACGCCGGACGAGATGGACGTCCGCCTCCTTGCCGGTCTTGAGGACGCCAAGTTCGGTGTCCGTGGCGGCCAGCTCCGTTACCAGCCAGGAAGGGTACGGCTCCGGACCGTGGACTGCGTCGTCCCAGGACGACCAGGTCTGGGCTTCTGGCGGAGGGTCGGAGTCAGCGGGCTGCGGCCCGGTGCGCCGCCCGCGCTTGGAGAAGTGTGGTTCGTCATCATCGAAGCGGCGTCTGCCGCGGGTCCGGCGCTCCGGCGCCGGAGAGTCGTGATCGCGCACTGCGGTGAGATCCCTTGATCGAGGTCAATCGAGGCAGATGGAAGTGACCTGTGAAGACGGCCATGACCGACCTCCTCTCCTCGACCGGACCCACGCGCCCGGGGTGCACCGTGCGGTCCCATGCTCACTGTCGGATCGCCGCGAGGCAACCGGTATTACGCCGCGAGTACCGCGGCGAGGGCGGCGATCAGACCGTCGACCGTGAAGGTGGGGGCGAACCGTCCGTCGGTCCAGGTGCGCCCCCGGTGCAGCCAGACGCTGGGCAGCCCCGCAGCCGCGGCACCGCCGATGTCCGCCTCCGGTCCGTCGCCGACCACCCAGGCCCCGCGCAGCGGCATACGAACCCGCTGCGCGGCCAGTGCGAAGATCCGCGGGTTCGGCTTGCTGACACCGGCCGCCTCGGAGATCACCCAGTCGGCAAGGTAACGGTCCAGCCCGGTCCGTCGGATCTTCTCCTCCTGCGGCCGTACCGCCCCGTTACACACCACCACCGGCATCCACCCGGCGTCGCCGGCGATCTGCAGCGCGCACGCCACCAGTGGATCCAGACGGGTGCCGGCGAGCACCCCCTCGTGCAGCTCCTCCACCAGGTCGACCGAGCGGACGGCCAACGAGTAGCGGTCACGGATCGCATCGGCCACATCCCACCGATCGGTCAGCCCGTCCGCGTCGACGGAGAGCAGCCAGTCGAGGTCATCCGGCGGTGCGCCGATCTTGACCAGGAAGCGCTCGCCCCAGGATCGGAACAGATTTTCTCGATCGAGCAGGGTGTTATCCAGGTCAAGAAGGAGCAGCGGCACTCCGGCACCTTACGGGACTGAGGCGTCCGCCCGACAGGTCCGGACAGCTAAATGGTCAGAATTTTGTGACAAACGGATGAAGTACCCAGTAGGAGAACTCGCCGAAGGGAGGACGCGGGCTGCCAGCCGACGGGTCAGACCGCAAGCCGTACGTACGGTTTGCAGGACGCCGGGTGTTTTGACACGATCGACCCGTGCCCAGAGTAAGCCAGGACCAACTCGACGCGCGCCGGCAGGAGATCCTCACCGCCGCCCGGGTCTGCTTCGCCCGACACGGGTACGAGGGCGCCACCGTGCGGCGCCTGGAGGAGGCCACCGGGCTGTCCCGTGGAGCGATCTTCCACCATTTCCGCGACAAGGATTCCCTCTTCCTCGCGGTGGCCGAGGACGATGCGGCGGCGATGGTCGAAACCGTCGCCCGCAACGGCCTGGTGCAGGTCATGCGAGACCTGCTGGCTCGGGCTGCCTCCCCCGACACGACAGGCTGGTTGGGCAGCCAGTTGGAGGTCTCGCGCCGGCTCCGCACCGATCCCGCGTTCGCCCGGCGGTGGACCGAACGGTCCGCGGCGATCGCCGAGGCCACTCGCGACCGCCTGCTCCGCCAGCGCGAGGCGGGCGTCCTGCGCGACGATGTCCCCATCGATGTGCTCGCCCAGTTCCTGAAGCTGGCGTACGACGGTCTGGTCCTGCATCTGGCGATGGGCCGACCCGCCGACGACCTCGGACCGGTACTCAACCTGGTCGAGGAGGCCGTCCGTCGGCGGTGATCGCCCCGGCCCATCCCGGCCCTGGCGGCCCGCCTTTCCGTGGCACAGGTGACCCACAATGGGTTCCATCCCCCACGACAGGAGTGACCTATGATCCTCCTCGCCGTCCCCAGCAACACCTGGGGCATTCCCGGCCCGGTATTCCTCGGGCTATACCTGGTGACCGCCGCTGTTCTCGTCACCATCGCACTGCTACGTCGAAACGAGATACTGAACGGATCGACGTACGACGCGAACCTGCTCAGCCCTCAGCAGGTCGCCTACCTCAGCGGTGGTACGCCGCTGGTCGTCTGGACCTCTCTCGCGGGGCTCCGCAACGCTGGTGCGGTCAATGTGGACCCGGATCGACGGTTGGCCGTCAGCGACTCGCTGCCCATCGGCAGCGCCCCGTTGGACCAGGCCATCCACCTCGCCGCCGGCCGGGGCCTACGCGCCCAGGAGCTCAGCGGGGACCAAGAAGTGCGACAGGCCGTCCACCAACTCCGCGTCGACCTGGAGCAACACGGCCTGGCGCTGTCCACCGAACAGCGGGCCGCCCTACGCAACGCGGTACTGCCACTCACCATCCTGCTCGCAGTCGGCACGCTGCGGCTCGGGGCCGGTCTGGCGAACGAACGTCCCGTCGGCTGGCTCTTCCTGACCCAAATCGCGCTGCTGGTCGTGACAATTCTGCTCTTCCGGCGTCCATGGCGCACCCGCACCGCCGACCGGGTTCTACGCCGGCTACGCCACCGGCACAACCACCTGGCACCTCGCCACAATCCGGCCTATGCCACCTACGGCGCCGCCGGGGCCGCGATGGGCGTCGCCCTCTATGGCACGGCCGCCCTGTGGGCCATGGATCCCGGCTTCGCCGAGCAGGCGCAGATCCAGCAGCAGTCCCTGGCCGGTGGGTCGGCAGCCGGCGGGGGCGGGACCGCCGGCGCAGGTGACGGCGGTGGCGGTGACAGCGGTGGCGGTGGCGGCGGGTGTGGCGGCGGCGGTGGGTGCGGAGGATGACCGGTCCGGTCGGGGTGGGCATCGGATGGCGGCCCGAGATCGCCGGCTTCGTCGCCGGACTCCCCGGGTTGCGTTTCGTCGAGGTGATCGCCGAATCGGTGCCGACCGCCGGTCCGCTGCCGGCGGGGCTCACCACGCTGCGGGAACGCGGCGTGGCCGTCGTGCCGCACGGGGTGCGGCTCTCCCTCGGCGGCACCGAGCCAGTAGATCCCGCCCGGGTAGCTCACCTGGCCGCGGTGGCTGACCTGACCGGCGCAGCACTGGTGAGCGAGCACATCGCCTTCGTCCGTGCCGGCGGGTTGGAGGCTGGTCACCTGCTACCCCTGCCGCGCAGCAGGGAGGCGGTGACGGTGGTCTGCGCCAACGTCACCCGCGCCCAGGCCGAGTTGCCGGTGCCGATCGCGCTGGAACCGATCGCCGCGCTCTTCGACTGGCCCGACGACGAGATGGACGAGGCGGCGTTCCTCACCGAGATCCTGGACCGCACCGGCGCCCACCTGCTACTCGACATCGCCAACGTCTATGCCAACGCCCGCAACCGCGGCACCGACCCGCTCGACCTGCTGGACCGGCTGCCGCTGGAACGAGTCGCGTACGTGCACGTGGCCGGCGGGACCGAACGGGGCGACTACTACCACGACACGCACACCAGCCCGGTGCCCCGGCCGGTGCTCGACCTGGTGGGTGAGCTGTGCGCTCGTCACAGGCCGCCGGCCCTGCTGCTGGAACGGGACGGAAACTACCCCCCGGCCGCTGCCCTCCGCGCCGAGTTGGACGCGCTCGCCACCGTCGGCGGCCTCCCGGTGGTCACGTGAATCCCGCCAGCCACGCGAACCTACCGGCGACGCGGTCCACCGACCCGACGGTGACCACGCTCGCCGACCGGCAGGCGGCCCTCGTCGCCGCTCTGGTGGCCGGCGCCCCGCCGCCACCAGGTTTCGCTCCGAGACCGCTGGCCGCCACGCGGACTGCCCTCTTGCGCAAGCGGGCCGGCGAGGTCGCCCGGTACTGGCCACTGCTCGCCACCGGCCTGGGCCCACGGTGGCTGGAGGTGTTCCAGCAGTGGGCTGCCGGGCGACCGCCCGCCGGCGCCCTTCGCGAGGGCTGGGATCTGGCCCGCTACCTACGCGGCGTCGGCGAGCTGCCGCCGTTGGGCGCGGACGAGTTGGCCTGCTGGCAGGCCCGGTACCACGACCCGGAGCCGGGCCGCCCGCCACGGCCACGCCGGTTGCCGTCCTGGGGGCAGGCCGGTGGCGCGGTCGCGATTCAGTTCGCCGGGCGGGTACGCCTCCTGCGTCCCGCCCGCCGCCGGCCCTAGCCGGCCCCGCCTGGCGGCGCCCGATGCGGCAGGATCAGGGCATGGATCTCGGCCTGACTGACCGCGTGTACGTGCTCACCGGCGCTTCCCAGGGCCTCGGCTACGCGACCGCCGAGGCGCTCGTCGCGGACGGGGCTCGCGTCGTCCTCGCCGCCCGGGACGCCGCGGCGGTGACCGCCGCCGCCCACCGCCTCGGTGGCCCCGCGCACGCCGTCGGCGTGACCGCCGACCTCTCCGACCCGGAGTTACCCGAGCGGCTGACGGCGACCGCCCGGGACGCGTTCGGGCGGCTGGACGGCGCGCTGGTGTCGGTCGGCGGGCCACCGCCGGGTAGCGCGGCCACGGTGACCGACGAGCAGTGGCGCGCCTCCTTCGAAACGATCTTCCTCGGCACCGTCCGAATGGCGCGGACCGTAGCCGCCGCGCTGCCCGACGGCGGGGCGATCGGGCTGGTGCTGTCCACCTCGGCCCGGGCGCCGCTGGCCGGCCTGGGCATCTCCAACGGTCTCCGACCCGGCCTGGCCGGAGTCGCCAAGGACATGGCCGACGAGTACGGCCCCCAGGGCGTACGCGTGGTGGGCCTGTTGCCGGGGCGGATCCTGACCAACCGGAACGCGCAGCTCTTCGCCGCCACCGGGGATCCCGAGCAGGCCCGCGCCATGGCGGAGGCGGAGATCCCGCTCCGCCGGCTGGGCGAGCCGGCGGAGTTCGGCCGGGTGGCGGCGTTCGTGCTCTCCCCCGCTGCCGGCTACCTGACCGGAATCACGCTACCGGTGGATGGCGGCGCGCTACGCGGACTGGGTTGACCAACCCCGCAACGCCCACCTGGTCAACGACTCGGACGACCTAGTTGGCGGCGGCCGGCGGCAGCGCCTCGTCGGCGACGTAGGAGCGCATCGGCAGCGTCACGGGTTCCGGACCGGTCGCATCCTGGTACGGCGTGGCCGAGTCGGCGACCGCGAACTGCGTTCGGTACAGCTCGGCGTAGAGCCCGCCCACGGCGACCAACTCCTCATGTCGCCCCCGCTCGACGATCCGCCCCTGATCGAGTACGAGAATCTGGTCGGCCTCCCGCACCGTGGAGAGCCGGTGCGCGATGACCAGCGCGGTCCGCCCCGTCAACGCCACTGAGAGCGCCTGCTGCACCGCCGCCTCACTCTCCGAGTCCAGATGCGCGGTGGCCTCGTCGAGGATCACGATCGAGGGTGCCTTGAGCAGGACCCGGGCGATCGCGATCCGTTGCTTCTCACCGCCGGAGAAGCGATAGCCACGCTCGCCCACCACCGTGTCCAGTCCGTCGGGCAACGACCGCACGAGGTCCGCGACCTGAGCGCCGGCCAGGGCAGCCCAGAGTTCGTCGTCGGTGGCGGCCGGCTTGGCATACCGCAGGTTCTCGGCGATGGTCTCGTGGAACAGGTGTGAGTCCTGCGTGACGACGCCGATCTCGTCGCGCAGGGAGTCCAGGCTGGCGTCCCGGACATCAACCCCGCCGACGAGCACCTGCCCGTCGGTAACGTCGTAGAGCCGAGAGATCAGCATGGACAGCGTCGACTTGCCCGCGCCGGAGGGACCGACCAGGGCGACCATCTGCCCCGGCTCGACGGTGAACGACACGCCCCGCAGCACCGGCTCGGTGGCCGTCCGATCGAGAGCGGCGACCTCCTCGAGGGAGGCCAGCGAGATCTCGGCGGCGCTCGGATAGCGGAAACGCACCGACCGAAACTCGACCCGGCCGTCGCCCCGCGGCACGGTGACGGCAGCGGCCTTCTCGGTGATGGCGGGTCGCAGGTCGAGTACCTCGTAGACCCGGTCGAACGAGACCATTGCGCTCATCACGTCGACCCGCACGTTGGACAGCGCGGTGAGGGGGCCGTAAAGCCGGGTGAGCAGCAACGCGAGCGTTACGACGGTGCCGGCGCTGACGCTGCCGGTGACCGCCAGCCACCCGCCCAGCCCGTAGGTGAGCGCCTGCGCGAGCGAGGCGACCAGCAGCATCGCCACGAAGAAGGTCCGCGAGTACATCGCGGACTGGATGCCGATGTCCCGGACCCGCTCGGCCCGCGCGGCGAACCGGCGTGCCTCATTGTCGGGCTGACCGAAGAGCTTGACCAGCAGTGCACCGGAGACTCCGAAGCGCTCGGTCATCGTCGCGTTCATCTTCGCGTCGAGGTTGTAGGACTCCCGGGTGATCTCGGCGAGGCGTCGCCCGACCCGTCGGGCCGGGATGATGAACACCGGCAGGAGCACAAGTGACAATGCGGTGATCTGCCACGACAGGGTGAACATCACCGCCGCGGTGAGCACCAGCTGAATGACGTTGCTGACCACCCCGGACAGGGTCGAGGTGAACGCGCGCTGTGCGCCGAGCACGTCGTTGTTGAGGCGACTGATCAGCGCGCCGGTCTGTGTCCGGGTGAAGAACTGCAGCGGCATCCGCTGGACGTGGTCGTAGACCCGGGTCCGCAGGTTGAGGATGATGCCCTCACCGATTCGGGCCGAATACCACCGCTGGACGAGCGAGAGCAGCGCGTCTGCCACCGCGAGCGCGGCGATCACCAACGCCAGCTGGACGACCAGGGCAGACGCCTCGGTGCCACCCCGCGTGATGGCGTCGATCACCTTGCCGGCGAGCACCGGGGTGGCGACCCCGATCATCGCGGCCAGCACGACGGTAGCCAGGAAGACGACGATGTCCCGCCGGTACGGCTGGGCGAAGCCGACGATCCGACGCGCCACCCCGTGCTGGAGCCGGTGCGCCGAGATCTCGTCACGGCTACGCATCGACCGGAGCATGCTCCAGCCGCCCATGCCACCGCCGGACATCGGATTGGACACGGTCACCTCCGGGTCATCGGGCCGACCACAGCCCCCGGGTCGATTCTCCCGACGACTGTGACAACCCTGGCAGTAACCCGAATCTTCCCGCGCAGGCGTGCAGGCCTTGTTACTCCCCCCGGCCGGCGAGTTCCCGCAGCCGCCGGGTCTGCGCCTCCCGCTCGGCCCGTTCCTGCTCGGCGTGGGTACGGCCAGACGCGCCGGCGAGCAACGCCTTGATCTCTACGACCGCCTCCCGGTCGTTGGCGAGCAGCCCCGCCGTCAGGTCGCTGACCGCACCGGCCAGTTCCCCCGTCGGCACGACCAGGGTCGCCAGCCCGATCCGGTCCGCCTCGGCAGCGTCCAACCGCCGCCCGGTGGCGCAGATCTCCAGGGCCCGCGAGTAGCCCACGAGTTCGACCAGACGCTTGGTGCCGGCCAGGTCGGGGACCAGGCCGAGCGTCACCTCGGCCATGGAGAACCGGACATCCTCGGCGAGAACCCGCAGGTCACAGGCGAGCGCCAGCTGAAACCCGGCGCCGATCGCGTGCCCCTGCACCGCCGCGATCGACACCAGGTCGGGGCGGTGCAGCCAGTTGAAGGCGTCCTGGAACTCGGCGATCCGGTCCGCGCACTCCTGCTCAGACAGGGTAGACAGCTCGGCGAAGGAGCCCGGACCGGAAGCACCCACCACCGACAGGTCAAGGCCGGCGGAGAAGGCTCGGCCCTCACCGCGGACGACCACGACGCGCACGTCACCGGGGAGCTTCCGGGAGAAGTCACGCACCGCCTGCCACAGTGCCGGAGTCTGCGCGTTGAGCACGTCAGGCCGAGCCAGCGTGACGGTGGCCACCGCCCCGTCGCACTCCAGCCGGACCCCGGTCGCCTCGGCAGTCACCGGGCGGCCCGGGGAACGGTGGGTGACGCCGCTCGGCGACTCACGCCTTCTTGCGACGCCGGGCGCCGCCGCGCTGCCTCAGCTGCACCCCGGACTCGGTGAGCACCCGGTGGATGAATCCGTAGGAGCGGCCGGTCGAGGCCGCGAGCGCACGGATGCTCTCCCCCGAGGTATACCGCTTGACCAGGTCCTTGGCGAGCGTCTGACGCTCGGCCCCGACGATCCGGCGACCCTTCTCAGTGCTGGTGGCTGTGCCAGTGGCTGCCATACTGTGTCCTCACGTCCCAGACTGTGCGGTTCGGATACGGTCCCACCTATTAGACCGCCTCGAACGATCATGCGCCAGATATCAACTATTCGCCAACCGACACGCTATGCAGTGTCGGCTTCCCGATAGGGGCAAGCCAGGCCCACGATCGGTCAGGCCAGCTCGACCAGCTCCAGGAGGTCGTCGCTCCAGGCGTCCTCGTCCCCGTCGGGCAACAGAATGGCCCGATCCGGCTTGAGTGCGGTCACCGCGCCAGGGTCGTGCGTGACCAGCACAATCGCCCCGGGATAGCGGGCGATGGCGTCCAGCACCTGCTCCCGGCTGACCGGG comes from Salinispora tropica CNB-440 and encodes:
- a CDS encoding ABC transporter ATP-binding protein → MSGGGMGGWSMLRSMRSRDEISAHRLQHGVARRIVGFAQPYRRDIVVFLATVVLAAMIGVATPVLAGKVIDAITRGGTEASALVVQLALVIAALAVADALLSLVQRWYSARIGEGIILNLRTRVYDHVQRMPLQFFTRTQTGALISRLNNDVLGAQRAFTSTLSGVVSNVIQLVLTAAVMFTLSWQITALSLVLLPVFIIPARRVGRRLAEITRESYNLDAKMNATMTERFGVSGALLVKLFGQPDNEARRFAARAERVRDIGIQSAMYSRTFFVAMLLVASLAQALTYGLGGWLAVTGSVSAGTVVTLALLLTRLYGPLTALSNVRVDVMSAMVSFDRVYEVLDLRPAITEKAAAVTVPRGDGRVEFRSVRFRYPSAAEISLASLEEVAALDRTATEPVLRGVSFTVEPGQMVALVGPSGAGKSTLSMLISRLYDVTDGQVLVGGVDVRDASLDSLRDEIGVVTQDSHLFHETIAENLRYAKPAATDDELWAALAGAQVADLVRSLPDGLDTVVGERGYRFSGGEKQRIAIARVLLKAPSIVILDEATAHLDSESEAAVQQALSVALTGRTALVIAHRLSTVREADQILVLDQGRIVERGRHEELVAVGGLYAELYRTQFAVADSATPYQDATGPEPVTLPMRSYVADEALPPAAAN
- a CDS encoding serine protein kinase RIO, translating into MRDHDSPAPERRTRGRRRFDDDEPHFSKRGRRTGPQPADSDPPPEAQTWSSWDDAVHGPEPYPSWLVTELAATDTELGVLKTGKEADVHLVRRAVPDTDRSCLLAAKRYRDADHRLFHRDAGYLEGRRVRRSREMRAMTRRTAFGRQMIAGQWAAAEFAVLGRLWEIGARYGTITVPYPVQLRGTELMLEFLGDSDERQAAPRLAQLRPTEADLRDLWEQLVEALVVLARVGYAHGDLSPYNLLVHEGHLVLIDLPQVVDVVANPQGPEYLARDVRVVATWFAARGLPAEQAEPLALTEQLLREAGLR
- a CDS encoding DUF692 domain-containing protein; this encodes MTGPVGVGIGWRPEIAGFVAGLPGLRFVEVIAESVPTAGPLPAGLTTLRERGVAVVPHGVRLSLGGTEPVDPARVAHLAAVADLTGAALVSEHIAFVRAGGLEAGHLLPLPRSREAVTVVCANVTRAQAELPVPIALEPIAALFDWPDDEMDEAAFLTEILDRTGAHLLLDIANVYANARNRGTDPLDLLDRLPLERVAYVHVAGGTERGDYYHDTHTSPVPRPVLDLVGELCARHRPPALLLERDGNYPPAAALRAELDALATVGGLPVVT
- a CDS encoding TIGR04222 domain-containing membrane protein codes for the protein MILLAVPSNTWGIPGPVFLGLYLVTAAVLVTIALLRRNEILNGSTYDANLLSPQQVAYLSGGTPLVVWTSLAGLRNAGAVNVDPDRRLAVSDSLPIGSAPLDQAIHLAAGRGLRAQELSGDQEVRQAVHQLRVDLEQHGLALSTEQRAALRNAVLPLTILLAVGTLRLGAGLANERPVGWLFLTQIALLVVTILLFRRPWRTRTADRVLRRLRHRHNHLAPRHNPAYATYGAAGAAMGVALYGTAALWAMDPGFAEQAQIQQQSLAGGSAAGGGGTAGAGDGGGGDSGGGGGGCGGGGGCGG
- a CDS encoding HAD family hydrolase, whose translation is MPLLLLDLDNTLLDRENLFRSWGERFLVKIGAPPDDLDWLLSVDADGLTDRWDVADAIRDRYSLAVRSVDLVEELHEGVLAGTRLDPLVACALQIAGDAGWMPVVVCNGAVRPQEEKIRRTGLDRYLADWVISEAAGVSKPNPRIFALAAQRVRMPLRGAWVVGDGPEADIGGAAAAGLPSVWLHRGRTWTDGRFAPTFTVDGLIAALAAVLAA
- a CDS encoding TetR/AcrR family transcriptional regulator, whose amino-acid sequence is MPRVSQDQLDARRQEILTAARVCFARHGYEGATVRRLEEATGLSRGAIFHHFRDKDSLFLAVAEDDAAAMVETVARNGLVQVMRDLLARAASPDTTGWLGSQLEVSRRLRTDPAFARRWTERSAAIAEATRDRLLRQREAGVLRDDVPIDVLAQFLKLAYDGLVLHLAMGRPADDLGPVLNLVEEAVRRR
- a CDS encoding helix-turn-helix domain-containing protein, translated to MAATGTATSTEKGRRIVGAERQTLAKDLVKRYTSGESIRALAASTGRSYGFIHRVLTESGVQLRQRGGARRRKKA
- a CDS encoding enoyl-CoA hydratase/isomerase family protein produces the protein MTAEATGVRLECDGAVATVTLARPDVLNAQTPALWQAVRDFSRKLPGDVRVVVVRGEGRAFSAGLDLSVVGASGPGSFAELSTLSEQECADRIAEFQDAFNWLHRPDLVSIAAVQGHAIGAGFQLALACDLRVLAEDVRFSMAEVTLGLVPDLAGTKRLVELVGYSRALEICATGRRLDAAEADRIGLATLVVPTGELAGAVSDLTAGLLANDREAVVEIKALLAGASGRTHAEQERAEREAQTRRLRELAGRGE
- a CDS encoding SDR family oxidoreductase; amino-acid sequence: MDLGLTDRVYVLTGASQGLGYATAEALVADGARVVLAARDAAAVTAAAHRLGGPAHAVGVTADLSDPELPERLTATARDAFGRLDGALVSVGGPPPGSAATVTDEQWRASFETIFLGTVRMARTVAAALPDGGAIGLVLSTSARAPLAGLGISNGLRPGLAGVAKDMADEYGPQGVRVVGLLPGRILTNRNAQLFAATGDPEQARAMAEAEIPLRRLGEPAEFGRVAAFVLSPAAGYLTGITLPVDGGALRGLG